One window from the genome of Diospyros lotus cultivar Yz01 chromosome 11, ASM1463336v1, whole genome shotgun sequence encodes:
- the LOC127813073 gene encoding disease resistance protein RPV1-like, protein MTTTTRAKEPASSSFASRTSGSYDVFLSFRGEDTRWTFADHLYTALRNAGFRTFRDDDEIQRGENINVELQRAIEESRVSIVVLSRNYASSTWCLDELEMILGRRRRRDSGHVVLPVFYGVDSSEVRKQKGVYAEAFARHEERFKFDVGEGEAAKGWKEKLKG, encoded by the coding sequence ATGACTACTACTACAAGAGCCAAAGAGCCCGCCTCCTCCTCTTTCGCTTCTCGGACCAGCGGCAGCTATGACGTGTTCTTGAGCTTCAGAGGCGAGGACACTCGCTGGACCTTCGCCGACCACCTGTATACGGCTCTTAGGAACGCCGGATTTCGCACCTTCAGAGACGATGATGAAATCCAAAGAGGAGAAAACATCAACGTTGAGCTGCAAAGGGCAATCGAAGAGTCGAGGGTTTCAATTGTTGTCTTGTCCAGAAACTACGCGTCTTCAACCTGGTGCCTCGATGAGCTTGAGATGATCCTCGGAAGACGACGGAGGAGGGACTCTGGGCACGTGGTTCTGCCGGTGTTCTACGGCGTGGATTCGTCAGAGGTCAGGAAACAAAAGGGAGTTTATGCGGAGGCATTTGCGAGGCATGAAGAGCGATTCAAGTTCGACGTGGGAGAGGGTGAAGCAGCAAAGGGGTGGAAGGAGAAATTGAAGGGGTAG